AGTAGTTGAATCTAGATAAATCAATCATAAATCGATTTCTATGTGTATTATTGGTTACCATTTTGCTATGATTACTTAGAGATAAGTATATATCTTGTTAATATATGTGATATGAGTAAACCACTTTAGAAGGTTACATTACTTTTGGTACCTCTGGTGAAACTTAAAATACAGTTTGTcatttcttgttcattacacaaTGGTGTCAATCAGATGAGTTCAAAAATATGTATAGAGATAATATACCACTGTTTTTTAGATAGAAAGACGTCAGTAATTACGTTTTAAATGAATAGATAGAACAGAGAAGTCGGATTCTGCGATCATTATTTCGAAAGCTATTACAGAAAAATTGAGGGAGCAGGATACTTCTCAAGTTTATAATATTGAGTAGATTAGAAAGGGAGGTGAAATATGCAGAAACGTTTTGACTGAAAATTAGAAAACAACATGCTAAAACGACAAATAAAGTGGAAATAAGGATTATGAACATTGTCAAGTAACTGGTTCCATGTGCACTTTTGTTCAGAAAATTAAATCTAAGGTATATAACAGGCAAAGACTTTTTCAGCTGACTTAAACTTACACGCAATCACTCAGAGCGAATAGTAAGTCACAATTAGTTAAAGTGTTTACTTATATTACATTGGATGCGAAAACTCAAAAATGGTAGAAATTGTTCATTCACCCAACTGATGTAGTACTGTAACTGCAATTTACCTAACTTTTCAACACTTCCTCTTGGTTTCTCCTATCCATACTCACAGATGCCATTGAAAGTTCTTTCCTTTCAAGAAAATTCTCAATAAGCTAATTTTATAAACAGAAACACCAAGCAGAATATTGTGAATGATTGTGATCGAATACGAATGCCCATGTACGTGTACTAGAAATATTGAAAACAGAGTGAACAATACCAAAACGAAAGTCGCATGCAAAGGTAAGTACCTTATTAATGAAAGTCAGAAACAATCAATTTGACGAAATGAAATCATTCACAATAGATTAATGATTAAGTACGGTTTAAATCAATTTGGTATGCATAATCAAAAGTTCTTAAAAAGAACAAGTGAGCTACAGGAACCAATAGAAGAAAAGAGCAGCGATAATTGGGATTTATGGCTTCACATTCGAGGCGAATAGTCTAGTTTGAATGGTAAGATGATTCGAATGCCTGACACCAACAGATGCGAATGAACAGTTCACGAGTATTGTGTGACAAATAAATAAGAGACATTAAGCGCGAAATATATTGTATATCTAGGTGGTAAGTCAAGTAATGTTACACCTATTAAACGACTAAAATTAAAATATGTCGTCATCCAATAACCGATAGATAGTAGGAAGATGgattttaaataaaacacaTGTGCACCAATACTCTGGATTACAAGTCGCAATTCTCGTTTCAACTAAAATAATGGTAATTGCTAGTACTTGATTCAACCCGATTGGTCATTAGTTTATGGAGCTAAACGATTAAAACTAGTGATAAATACGTTTAGGGCAAATAGTTTACcccaataatttaaaataaatgatgctGAGGAGACAGACCTATTGGATAAACCGTGAAGTTAATTTCCAAAGATACCGGAAAATCCGATTCAAACATTTGTTCTCGTGCCACTGACAGTGAGGAATAATGGAATATCAGATTTACTGGATGTGTAGCTATGTATGTGGCAAAACTAAGCATTGCTTTCGTTAACTAACCGTCACATTGACTTGTCTTGTTAAAATGAATTCCAAGGTCGTTAAAAAGCACGAGAACAATGAAGATCACATCATACTATTGAAATATGATTACGTAGGTGGTAAGTTAACTTACCACTTGTAATAACAGGTTTTTGGTGAGGTGGCCCTAGTATTTCGACTCTAATTATTTGCATGCATAATATCAGACTAGACGGCCATAAAATATTCAGATTAGTTCACTTTGAACAACACAATGAagtattttaaaatgtaattcatATCTTACCACGTAGGTTATCTGACTCGTTAATATAATAGTCCTAATTAGTCGGAGTTCATTTAACCAAATTATAAACCCactaatttttaatttatttgtcaGACTGAAGTCAGTTTCCGACACAAACTACTCACAGACACTCAAAGGTATTTTTGTTCAGTTTAAATTGTATTCTATATTTTAGTGACATCATCCGTAATTTTCTCAGGCAATTGAATACTAAGGTCTTCATATACGCTTATTGATCACACACACTTTTTATTAGTGGTCAGTTTATAAAAGGATAGCAAAGCACAAAATTATGTATCGATCACAATACATATCTTCAATTAATTAACAAACCAATAGTTAGTTTAAATTGGATTCTATGTTTTACTGGCATTCATGTTACCAGTATGAATTTATAATTTACCGAAACCTAATTATTCCAAATAGTTTGATCGTGACGATATTTACCttttagtgtaataataataacaataaattaatttagTATATTTTGATTTGTCCTGTTACTCTTAATAATGTAgatcatttctttttatttgcCTTGATATAGTATTGCCCATATACCGAGTTCAAAGAAAAActcaaaaaaaacatttattaaacaaaatactTCATATGATGATGTTGAAAATGATAAGCCTGAAATTTCAAGGACCAGCTGTAATCCGCCGATTGAAAATATCTCAAATGGGCTGAACAATAAGAAAAAATGGGTAAAAATTACCAACTACTTACTGAattacttttgttttttttaaggaAATTTCAACTTTCAGATATTACTTAAagatatatacacatatatatttgtgtaTATACGTACATATACTTCATTATGAGCAGTGTTTGTATATGTAGGAATGCTCATGGTTTAATTTGTGTTTGATGCCTTTCATTTCTCTTCATTATTTTATCTATTGATCAtatatattaaattcatttccTTGAATCTACGTCATTCATAAATAGAACTGCTGTAGTGTTTATAGTAAAATCAATGGAACATTACTAGTAGAATATTAttagtgaaaataataatgatgatagtaatagtatgatttaaactaattagtatttattaattttcatattgtTGTCATATGATAtggttttaataattttttctggttagcgtttttttagcgagttgattttttacgggatggggtcgctaaccaaatgcctaaccctcctcctttacccgggcttgggaccggcagtaacccccagaggagctacaggcggatcggtaaagcaagagcagcatacctactactgaaaaacatctggagctcaaaacaattgtcaaccaacaccaaggttagaattttcaatacaaatgtcaagacagttctactgtatggagcggaaacgtggaaaactacgaatgccattatccagaagatacaagtgtttattaacagctgtctacgcaagatacttcggatcagatggccagacactatcagcaacaagttactgtgggagacaacaaaccagattggagtggaggaagaaatcaggaagaagcgctggaagtggattgggcataccttgaggaaatcacccaattgtgtcacaagacaagccctcacatggaatcctgaaggtcaaaggagaagaggaagacaaaagaaTACATtgcgccgagaaatagagacaggcatgagaagaatgaacgaaaattggatagaactaggaaggaaggcccaggatagattagtgtgggttggagaatgctggtcggcggcctatgctccattgaaagtaacaggcgtaagtaaataagtaagtaagtgtcaTATGATATAAAACTAATAGGTTCAGTTGAGTAGTTTAGTTGCTGACATTAAACATAATGGTATATGATatcataaaataatgaaaatgattaaaaattgGTTACGCAATAATTTGTCTTAACAATGATAGTTGAAAAATTGATtttgaatattcatttattgCAATGCTATGAATGCCAAGATTTTGTTGAAAGAATTATGTAGACACAGTTTTGTGTTTCTTAAGAGATTTAAACTTGCGTCACATACTGTCGTGATCTGGGATGATTGCATTTAGTTACATCCTAACTTTTAGTACGATTCAATAAACAGTTTATTCAGTTGGGGTAAACAGTCTTATACCAACATATGTCGACTGATAACATTTTCGTATTGGTTACCTTCGAACGTTTAACTACAAATACAAGTCGCTTTTGCGTTAAATTATAGATGCACTGAAAACCTTATCAATATATTGCCGTTAGCACAAAATCACATTGACCGATGTTCAGATATCAAATTATATCATCTGATTTTAATTAGATTTTTATCAATGAAAGAAGCTGTGTATATGTTTCTCTGATAAGTCTAATATATAAGTATTCGTAATTAAATCTTATTACTGAGGAAGCATAATCACAATTAATTATATTACATGGGCTCAAACCTACTATACAAATTGTACACTCACAGAGAAACAACTTTTTAGTCACTCCTCAAACTTGTGAGATATGTCACTTATTGATGTGTTAGTTAAGAACAGAGTTGATAGTAAATCTAATATTCAAAAGTTCTCGTAAAATATTATTTGGTATCGGAGGAATAGAAACAATCTGAGCATTAAAATTAAGTCATTTGTAAACCATTATACTTGTGAATACGGGCAAGTTAATAAAACTTAACTATTTACTCTCACTGAAGTGTTCATACGTATTCTGCCCAGCAAATATTCAGTTTTAAGTCACATACTTTATTCTCCGAACGTTAGGATATATCAGTCCCATACCCCTCCAACTATACGCACAATATGTGCGAATAGACTTGTCTTTTCTGTATTTCCATTGTTAAAACCATACTTGGAAGACCACACGTATCAGGTTCGATTGAGTACCCATAATGATACATTCAAGTAGACTGACAGTTTGAGTAGGACTGTTATACTCAGTGAACCATTTTCTCCTTTTGAGTTCattataaaatgtaattaaCTGGAGGATAGTATTTGGACATAACTTTCCTAACCTCAAATAATCGGAATTGTTTCCACAGAGGATTCCCCGACACTTAATTTGTTAGAAACCATCTAAATAGTGAATTGGCAAGCAGAACTTGTAGGACAAGAtatttgtttgatatttttGTTAAGATAAGAGGCCGACAGTCATCAATGTCAGAGAAATTTAGTACAGTCGTCTTCGAGTTTAATAGACAGACTTTCTCAGTTAATTGGAACTCAATGTATATTCACCGTTAActgacttctggtttttggTCTACGAAAGGATCCAACCTAatacctggcacgtaatcttcctgtgGTAGTGATCAAAATCAACCAAGACTCGACGCCGACTACattgctttgatgattctggatgcacgagattcccatcctacaagtacatttcgtgcttctctggacagcattagaacAACGTCTTGAGTGCATTGATCATTTTCCTCTACGTGACCAGAgcacagcagcatctctcccgtatccagcctttgctgtccagctttgGCCCAATGcatttcgctgattccgagtactgcaaagttgtatctcctcattccCACaactatttgactggtcctccctgtctcccacattcctTGTACCTGTAAACGTTGTTGCTCCGGCTGTTAGGAGACGCGTCGGCCTCATGGGTTCCGACGACTGTCGGCTTTCATCTTGAGGAATTATAATTCTTCCTCCAAATTAGAGGGCAgcgtttaaatggtttgaattatttttttctggttggtgtttttttagcgagttgctTTTCTATGAGATTCCCAACCCTCGTCCTCTACCCGGACGTGGAACCGACAATgtctctagaagagctacatgcGGAGTTAATCAACATTTGTGGCCAGATAACTACGTTAAAGACACGTGATGAACAGGATAAAAAGTGCACACAcacacgctcatataaaaacagtcaaggttgaaaagtgaataattaacacgGCCAGAACGTATCTCAAGAAGTAAAGATAAATTGGTCTGTCCAGGGACTAGAATAAGGTATGTGGGCTTGACacagtaaccgacactacatgGCCCCCTTGCAGAAAATAGCTCATTTATTTCTAAAAATGTCTGTCTTCGAAAATAATACTGAAAGAATATGTGGTTAAAAGTTAACAACAAGTAAAGAAAAAATCTGTCACGAGAGGGGTGAGTGCATTATACGAAACTGTCATTCTTATGCAAAAATTTACACGTATATCGTTAAAATGTAGGAAAATGGAAATGTTAGCGTATTATTATGAGCAAATTATTAAGCGTACAAAAATTAATATGCGTTTATTTTGTGACTGTCTGGACGATAAGATAACATATTTGTATGGGCGATTTGAAATATCCTGAAAACAGAGTAGTAAATCGATTTTTTTGGGTATGACGGCGAAATAAATTGTGAAAATAAGTAGGATTGAATATGACAGAATTCGGTCTGTGGTCTcgattgaatatgaggataaagGACAATGAAATATAAAGACGTTCTGATGAgccgcagtagagtaaataCCGTCGATCAGATATGAGTGGATTTGAATTTACACACATTGAGTTCCTGTTTGTAGAATAAGACCAAGCCGTGAAATGACAACTGCATCGATAGATGATTTTAATTGTTGTGCCGCagttgataataatcataaaacgcaaagtcagtgtacgttgtcgtttGCGTTATAACAGATGCATCGAGTCATCGTTAGATATGTATTAGttgaatgaccagaggaacagaatAGTGAGTGCGGAGAAGAGATAAGCGGAGTCATATTCCTTCTTGGCCGTGAAGCCTAgtgtggtttgtgtagttagagcgATATGCGTTCGatctcgtttgttacgaaaccgtactAAGGCATGATAGAAATAcgaatacatatgattatcgatgatgTCAAGTGGAACTGACTCGGATGTGACGAAGAAGACTGTATGCTTGAGAggctagctctaaactctatgttctggttgACAGTGCGATGGGAACAAAATATCATCTGTACTTTAGAAAAACAAATACATAAAACTAAAGGCATTAGTTCTCATTTTTCATCGTTCAATATATCTTTGAGCAATGTTTGTAATCATAGGTGCTAAGATGTTTCTGTAACTACTGACGTCGGATTTTTTCCAGTGTTTCCTTAGTTTATTTGCATAGAAACACAAAACAAATCTATGGCGCAACTGAAACATCGTTGTGGTAGACCAGCATGTTATTTCCCGGTCGATGAGGGGATGCATTGTGATAACTGCAATAAATTGTATCACAATGTGTGCACCGGGCTCACACCGGCTGCACATAAACAGTGCTGCAAGCCATTACCACGTTTATTGTGTAAAGAATGTTGTTCTGCTAAGTCTCTGCTGCTTCTAGAAGTGGTCGAGCTACTAAACATAGCTAGGAAATTGCCCTCTGATAATCAGGTAGCAGCAGATGATCAGAACTCTGCTTTCGAGGAAATTGGGAGCGTTATTATGAGCCCAGCTCTAGACTTAAATGAGATCATAAAGGTTGACATCATCGGGGGAACAGATAAGCACGTATATCTAGACATTGCTACAAGGAGAAAGAAGAAGCGTGCTGAGAAGAAGAAACTACCTATAAACAGTACTGAGACACATGAATCTGCAGGTTCAGTTCCGGTTTCACATATTAATGTAATAGAAACTATACGCCAGCCAAGTCTGAGCAGTGTAGAAGAAGTGATCAAGAGACAAAATAAGGTAAATAAGTGGCTCACAGTTACACTTAGGTAAAAGAAAGTAAGAAAACAGAATGTAACCTCTGCGTTTGATGCTGAATTGAAATTGGAGTGCAAGGAAGAGACGATTTCAGTAGTTAAAATTCCACAGCGTGTGAAGACAGACCTTACTGAGGGGTCAGTCATTTTTCATAGGTTAGGAGAATCTTCCGATAAGTGACCAATGGTTTGATTTGAGCACCACCTCAGTCTTATTAACCCGaccattgctgctaccttgatgtggtggtcgggcttgcctatcgtgatgaaccaatcgagctatactggctggaacaatcgttcctcaaggtcctaccatgccagacaagtCGGTTGAAGAGTAGtcagactaaaagcagcaatcccaaggtccgaaggcgaagccgtactgctgactgtacagaggtgttaCGTCAGGAAGGTGTTTCTTTTAGACAACCTGCATAACAGCGatactgccttctcacaagggggggtggggttagaaaaggtcgaccctgaaaATGCCCACCTCgctttatcccacggatttccgtctccggcggtaaggtcctttgaagaaaggagctaacacgtcaaaaatccctcCCTTCCACTGCGTTCATTATTTTCTAAAGAAACAAGAGTAGTCTGTACTTATTATGAAAGCATTGAATTCGACCATATCAACAAGACGTGTTTTCAGTACAACTTAAATGAATATCATTAATGTCGACTGCCAACCAATGTATAGTATAAGCAATGAAAAAACCGTACAATGAAGATTACTATCCGTTGTATTCTCCGTCGGCTTTTTATATTTCCCAGTCGTCTAGAAAAAGAAATAGAACGAAAGTGTAAAAACATGTAGAAATAAACTCGTACGTGCACTAGGACACAAAACGTGGGAAAAAAGTCGCACAATTGTTATCTTTGGGATATTTTAAGAAagaaatatacacatatatgagCATATTATTGGTTATTTTTGCTTCTTTATACAACAGTACAAGCAAACGGGACGAAAGAAATAGTTATCTGGTGTCCTAAGCGCAGTAGTAGGCTAAGTGTTCCGTAAACCTAACGCTCCTTCTAGAGTGAGTTGCTTAGGTTGGCTTTCGGGTATCAGTGAAGTTTCGTCGCAGTTGTTGATTACCGAGGAAGGGATGGAAATTTTGAAGCTTGTGTGGTTGTACGAGAAGAAAATTGACATCATCAGGGTGTCTTTCATAAAACATGAACTTAAGACCACCAGTCGTTAGCTCCAATCGTATCGATGACATGGTACTTAGGATCACGCTCAAGAAATTTGAAGGCTCCTTTGTATGCCATTTCGAAAGGTGGTTGAAATGAGTCGCGACGTATGAAAACACGTGTACTATTTCGTTAGGCAGGTTGAacaaaaacatcagttgatcGAGGTCCAATGAAAACAGGTCCAACTGAGAGCATTGCATTTGTTAGCCTGCTCGTGTAGGAGATTAAATCCATATTCATTGAAAAAGATGGAGGATCTACGAATTCTTCTGGAAGTCGAAGTGTAGTTCTttaaacaaactgagcagcagtgtatccaatgtcagctttcacggCATTGCGAATACCAGGTAAGACGAGTGAAAGAGCGTcagtccactgtgaaacgttcaCTGTAGAACGTGATAACCTCGATTCAGTGTCTCACAAGTGTCTCGAGAACTGTAACAAGGGTTTTCATGTGTGGATTACACATTGTAATAAGTCTCCAGTGATTACCCCGTCGGATGCGTCTATGTCGCCACTAATGAGTGCTTTGACGTCCTGGTGTGTGCGCATAGTTGCTGTTGCGATGAGTTCCTTTTATCGTGGAGAATACTTTTAGTCGTcgtgattgttgattttcgcgTTTCTACGAACTTGGTCGTTGGTCGTTCAAGGGTCTCATGAAAGACGCGCTATTCAGTACAAACCATCGGCAGAAACTTACTAGGCTGTTGGACACACGTAATTGCTTGGTTGTGGTCGGTAAAACTGTATTTCTGCAGTCGTTCGAAACAAGGTCCAGATGTTAGAATTAAGATTCTCCGTCCGGATTTACGATCATCAACATACGCGTGTACGAAATTGAAACATCATAAGACGTCACCGATGAATCTCTGGAGAGTCTGTGCAGCATTTTTTAAACCGAAATGTATGTGAAGAAAATTGGTAGAGTCCAAGGAAGTAAATGAATTCTGTTCGATAGATATCGTCTTCAGCCACAAGAAGTTTTCATACACTTTAACCAGATCGATTTTCGAAGAAAACGGTTGTACTCTTCAAGGTAGCTACCAAACCCTGAATGTGAGGCAGTAGGTAAGGATCAGAAATGGTTTTCTCGTCCATTCGCTGATAGTCTCCATATGGATGCCAGTCGTTGCTGTCCTCTTCAGAGATCGTGTATAGAGTAATGCCCATGGACTGTTTAGTGGCTGAATGATTCTTAAATCTGTCACGTGGTTGGATCCGTTTTTAGCTCACCTCAGCTTGTCAGGAGCCAGTTGTCACGCTTTCGAGAATACAAGTGGTTCTGTAGTCGTGATGGGATGCTTAACATTTTCGGTTGCATACGGTAGGTTTGGTCGTGCTTGGTATAGTTTGGGGTACTTATCGAGTATTTGTTTTGTAGTATGGACCGACCGTATGTCTTACTGTGGCTGGGGACAACCTTCAACCGGAAAAAGAAGTTGCACAAACAGATAATTTAGAATTTCCATCTACTAACCTCCGTTTGTTCGTATCGGTGAGCAAATTATTATGTtctaacaggtctataccaatgattggcatggaAAAATCCgcaacaacgaagatccagtggatgggtttgcgCAAACCTACGTTAAAGTACATATATCGCTGACCGTATGTAGTTATCGGTTTCTCATTTGCCAACTGTAAGTTGAAAACTGCATCGGGCAGTTAGTTGTTAGAACTTGCAGGAAAAACGCTAACTTCTGCAACAGTGTCGACGAAACAGCGAACTTCCGTCATCGCATCAGCGAAGTACTGCAGATTGCGAAAGAGTCTTAATCTTAAATGACTCGGAAGTCTGTCCCATCATGATGAATACTAAGTACACCGAAGAACTAGGAAAACGATATCCAAAAGTATGAAAAAGACATCACAGTAAAAAACGACAATTAGGAAATAATGTTTAGTGTTCCAACAAGGAAGAGACTCACACTTCCCGAATTCGGGCACTAGATCACGTTGGTCCCATCATaaaagatgccacaagtatccAGAGTCCTGACAACgcattaaccagtaacacctttaaAATTGTAATatgccaacccagtcaaatcagaagacagGAGTGAAGGAGTTTGAAGACATATTTGGAAGGCTATCAGTATGTCAAAGAAACGTTTGGTCTAAGCTGGCTAATAGTTGAAGGGAATGTGTAGCATggcgtacccactcgtgatctggtgtgaATGAGTGGCCGAGCACCTTCAACTACGATCTCTAGTAAAGCTAATGAGGTCAGCTTGAATGTCAAAAACCCACGGGACTATATTTGAGTGACACGTGTTCGGTGTAGCGCAGTACACAAAGTATAAGAAAGGATACATGTTGTACATTTTAAGGGATTAATTAAAGACATTACCCAGGATTACCGTATTAAACTTTCATTTGACAAACGAAGTAGTGCCTGCACAACACGTGTCTGATGACACAAGTGTATAAATACTGATCCGACTGAGCTGTCGATGTTTCAGTTACAGTCTATTTTTTGAAATGTCTGATCGCGAGTCTAGACTTAGAGCTATCGAGTCAGCCATCAGGGTTGTGCCGAATTTTCCACAGAAAGGCATTCTTTTCCGGTATTTGGTTCTTTCCATATAATATGTATTTATACCTATGAAGTGACTTCTTTGGAGTTCTCATGAATCCTGTCTTAACTCAATACCTATTGGATGAATTATATTATGTGGCTACATCCGAGGCAGCTCGTAAATGTAAAGTAAGTTGTGTTACATCCTGTTTATAGTACGTTAGAAAATAGACGTTGTTGTGGGCCTCGAGTCGCGCGGCTTTCTTCTTGGACCAGCTCTTGCCCTTCGTCTGAACTGCGCCTTCGTCCCTATTCGGAAAGCAGGAAAACTTCCAGGTCCTTGTTTCTCTCATCGATATACATTGGAATATGGAACTGTAAGTTTATGGTAATGATTTGTGACataaaaaattgttatttttgCAATTAATGCCACACAATTGACGAAGTAATATTTCGCCCGTGACAAGTGTAATAGAAGATTTGGTGATTTCTTTTACTGGCTAAACTGACTAATCAGTCAGTTGCAACAGTAGTTGCGTGGCTCATTGTTTAATTTCCTAACAATATAAAGTCTGTATACTCATAAGTAAAAGAACGATGTCATACGCTTAAATATTGTCAATATCTGAAGTGTTTAAGAATCAGTAGAGCTGTAGTAATAAATTTCGAGCTCTTCAGTGTACAAACTTTCAAATTCAGTATAAATCAACCTGGAATATCTATAAATATCACTTGCTTATTTTGTTGTCTTTATCATGATCCAAATGTTTTGTAAAAGCAATTGTATACAGTCCTATCACGACTTGCCATGAATTTTCAATTGCAGGTTACACAATAGGAGGCAACTTCCCAATGTGACTGATCGATCATGGTTGTGGAGAATTAGTAGTGTAGCATCGGGTGTGACTACTGCTGATATAAGATAGTCCCTCTATCTACAGTAAAATAAAGAGTGCAACCACTCATATGGTAGGTTGGAAAGTATAGCTTCCATTTAGAGTCACTCACAATGTCAACTCTGTTCTAAGTGTAGGTTTATTACTGAATCCAATACCCTTTGTCTTTCGCAGTAGTCTTGATAGTAGGAATGGCAGAGTCAGATGTCTATATGAATAGcaatttaattgatatttatgCTTATTTCACTCAACATAACTCTGCAACACGGCCTTCAttattttactgtttatttGTAACCATAGGATACTGTAGATATGCCAAAGGATGTTATCAATGCTGGcgataatatattattattggaCGATGTTTTAGCTACTGGTGGAAGTCTTGAAGCTTGTGTTAATCTGGTAAACCTATCTGGAGCTAAGGTTTTATTCAGCTTGGTGTATATGGAACTAAATAATCTGTCTGGACGTAAAAGGCTAGAAGATCTTAACGTTCCTGTTTATTCACTTTTCAACATTTGAACATGATGCCTTGTGTAGAAATGCCTTATCCTTTCATAATTCGTGCCCTTTTTATTACTTGACACCAGTTATTTTTTCCTGCATATCTGAAATACTGAAATACTTTTTATCTAATAAAGCATAACATGTTGTTGGTTGTGGAGTGTATCTCTTAAGTAATTGGGTTCACTTCTGTATGTAGATGCTGATCTTAGCTGACTAACTTTCCCATCATTTTGATTTCAACTGTTTGGAGACTTTGCTTGTATTATCAATGaacgttattttaaaaaaagaatggaGTCGTTACAGCgaagaaagttttcttttcgacgataTCATTCCCTGAAGTTTCACTATTGACTTGATGGGTGATTTTTTACACGTACTAGTCTGTATTAATATAGGGGTTTTTTACAATATTATGGAAGATGGTCAAACTTACTCAAATGGAAGTCAGTCACAATGAAGTAATGTCACATAATATAGCCGTTGTCAAAAAACCTTCAAATATTTTTCGTAATAATATATAAACCGAAGGGTATTAGTTCAATGTAATTAAAGTTCACAAGTATTGTATAAAGAAGGTTGAGTCATCTAATAAAGTTATCAACAATCATCAAGTGCTCGTGGTATGTAAGTAGTTTTGAAAGCAATAAGATGCAATGATCTATGGAATGAGAGATACAGATAAGTGTCTACTTAGTAAAGGAGGAGAAGcagatgataataattaagCTCACTTCCAACTATACGGATGGTTATCAGTTAACTGTATAGGTTCATTCAGTGAAATAAGCCACTGTCCAAAATTATCAGTTGAGTGAAAGTTCATTGTATATGATTAAGGTGAATGATTTAGAAGTGATAGTATCTGACCGTCATTATACAGCCAGTCGTGTTAGTTAGTTCTACAAGCATCCAT
This genomic interval from Schistosoma mansoni strain Puerto Rico chromosome W, complete genome contains the following:
- a CDS encoding putative adenine phosphoribosyltransferase; its protein translation is MSDRESRLRAIESAIRVVPNFPQKGILFRDFFGVLMNPVLTQYLLDELYYVATSEAARKCKKIDVVVGLESRGFLLGPALALRLNCAFVPIRKAGKLPGPCFSHRYTLEYGTDTVDMPKDVINAGDNILLLDDVLATGGSLEACVNLVNLSGAKVLFSLVYMELNNLSGRKRLEDLNVPVYSLFNI